From a region of the Cucumis sativus cultivar 9930 chromosome 6, Cucumber_9930_V3, whole genome shotgun sequence genome:
- the LOC101218191 gene encoding methyltransferase-like protein 23: MAYFNRPSVDGDPDKPADPSLTTTSHHVFEDDAGKSVFSIAIIENMEEEYGLYVWPCSIILAEYVWQQKARFAGANVVELGAGTSLPGLVAAKLGASVTLTDDANRVEVLDNIRKVCDLNNLNCNIMGLTWGIWDISIFNLRPTIIIGADVLYENSAFDDLFSTVAFLLQNSPGSVFITTYHNRSGHHLIEFLMVKWGLKCEKLVDGFAFLPSQKASKLSGNIQLAEIVLNCGPVKETSLVK; the protein is encoded by the exons ATGGCCTATTTCAATCGGCCCTCCGTAGACGGTGATCCTGACAAGCCGGCCGATCCATCCTTGACGACTACATCGCATCATGTTTTTGAAGACGATGCCGGAAAATCGGTATTCTCCATTGCTATCATCGAG AATATGGAAGAGGAATATGGCCTTTATGTGTGGCCCTGTAGTATTATCCTGGCCGAGTATGTATGGCAGCAGAAAGCACGATTTGCTGGTGCTAATGTCGTTGAG CTTGGTGCTGGTACTTCATTGCCTGGATTGGTTGCGGCTAAATTAGGCGCCAGTGTCACCTTGACTGATGATGCTAATAGAGTGGAG GTGCTGGACAATATCAGGAAAGTTTGTGACCTGAATAATCTTAATTGTAAC ATAATGGGACTTACTTGGGGGATCTGGGACATATCGATTTTCAATCTACGACCTACAATTATTATTGGGGCTGATGTATTGTACGAAAACAGTG CATTTGATGATCTCTTTTCTACCGTGGCCTTTCTTCTCCAAAATTCACCGGGGTCAGTTTTTATAACAACCTACCACAATCGTAG tGGGCACCATCTCATTGAGTTCTTGATGGTCAAATGGGGGTTGAAGTGTGAAAAGCTTGTTGATGGATTTGCATTCTTGCCATCGCAAAAGGCCTCCAAGCTTAGTGGCAATATTCAATTGGCTGAGATTGTTCTCAATTGCGGACCAGTCAAG GAGACTTCTCTGGTGAAATGA
- the LOC101218665 gene encoding la-related protein 1C, with product MAATNLSENNPAMATGVHHSRHSGQNISSPKSRRSPRPVSSPWTQIVRGELEIPAVVPSSPSNVTSSAAIVEPRSPSPSSSPSSSLAVEEPAGAERSDSGNESLTNAGNKPAWNKLSNGAVEVGPVMGAVSWPALSESTRFTNKSSLDSPKDSADGSVGPACEGTGIQPSSPYKKSISASPNPSPNPTLTPNPIPTPTPTPAATPTPAATPTPAATPTLTPTHRQKSMKRSGAASSYSGGVSQQSATSVSTIDTTPNNPSSKDHMQRSSFASQSHNDHNYQHQPNSFRSRGSGYPRGDSSHHHNHGSRRDQDRGNHDWNPHRNYGQPQRVVQRYIRPPPPPSNATFIPSSMRPLGGPMPFHEFVPPVVYVAAPPQEALRSVPFVAPMPPNAVFFPASDPQLYARIVHQIEYYFSDENLVKDTYLRRNMDEDGWVPIHLVAGFKMVRSLTDNIPVILDALRSTSTVVEVQGDKVRRRNDYSKWIMLPSTPTSNEVAPLSPANSSQDLLAAGVQSITLETYNSTEVRGDFKVEALQSRSPRNFNSQSQLPGTGKPNIGTGLDHSFSARK from the exons atggCTGCTACTAATTTATCTGAGAACAATCCGGCAATGGCCACCGGCGTTCATCATTCTCGTCATTCCGGTCAAAATATAAGCAGCCCTAAATCACGCCGCTCCCCACGTCCAGTGTCGTCGCCATGGACTCAGATTGTCCGCGGTGAGTTGGAAATCCCTGCTGTTGTTCCGTCTTCACCATCGAATGTGACATCTTCGGCGGCTATTGTTGAACCGCGTTCTCCTTCGCCTTCTTCTTCACCGTCCTCTTCTTTAGCTGTGGAAGAACCAGCTGGAGCTGAGAGATCAGATAGTGGGAATGAGTCACTGACCAATGCGGGAAATAAGCCTGCCTGGAATAAGCTGTCTAATGGGGCCGTGGAGGTAGGGCCTGTTATGGGGGCTGTATCTTGGCCAGCTTTATCGGAGTCCACTCGGTTTACAAATAAATCGTCTTTGGATTCGCCGAAAGATTCAGCTGATGGATCTGTTGGCCCTGCATGCGAG GGGACAGGAATTCAACCATCCTCACCgtataaaaaatctattagtgCAAGTCCAAATCCAAGTCCAAACCCAACTCTAACTCCAAATCCAATTCCAACTCCAACTCCAACTCCAGCTGCAACTCCAACTCCAGCTGCAACTCCAACTCCAGCTGCAACTCCAACCTTAACTCCAACTCATCGTCAGAAATCGATGAAGCGTAGTGGTGCTGCCAGTTCATACAGTGGTGGTGTCTCTCAACAATCGGCAACTTCAGTTTCTACAATTGATACAACTCCTAATAATCCTTCATCTAAGGACCACATGCAGAGGAGTTCATTTGCTTCACAATCACACAATGATCATAATTATCAACATCAACCTAATTCATTTAGGAGTCGTGGGTCTGGTTATCCACGTGGTGACAGTTCTCACCATCACAACCATGGCTCCAGGCGTGATCAAGATCGTGGAAACCATGATTGGAATCCCCATCGAAATTATGGACAGCCTCAGCGAGTTGTTCAAAGATATATAAGGCCTCCTCCTCCCCCTAGTAATGCTACCTTTATTCCTTCATCTATGAGGCCTCTTGGGGGTCCTATGCCTTTCCATG AATTTGTGCCTCCAGTGGTATATGTCGCAGCTCCTCCTCAAGAGGCCCTTAGAAGTGTACCTTTTGTGGCTCCAATGCCACCTAATGCAGTCTTTTTTCCTGCTTCAGACCCTCAGTTATATGCTAGGATAGTCCATCAGATAGAATACTATTTCAg CGATGAGAACTTAGTAAAAGATACTTACTTGAGAAGGAACATGGATGAAGATGGATGGGTTCCAATTCATTTGGTTGCAGGCTTCAAAATG GTTCGATCTCTGACTGACAATATCCCTGTGATATTGGATGCTTTGCGGTCGACATCCACTGTGGTAGAAGTACAG GGGGATAAGGTGAGGAGACGAAATGATTATAGCAAATGGATAATGCTTCCTTCAACTCCAACTTCTAACGAAGTTGCCCCACTAAGCCCTGCAAACTCCAGTCAAGATTTGCTGGCTGCTGGTGTTCAGAGTATTACGTTGGAGACTTATAACAGTACAGAAGTTCGAGGTGATTTTAAAGTCGAGGCTCTGCAAAGTAGATCACCTCGGAATTTCAATAGCCAGTCACAGCTGCCAGGTACAGGGAAGCCAAATATTGGCACAGGTTTGGATCACTCCTTTTCTGCAAGGAAATAG
- the LOC101217954 gene encoding peroxidase 64 encodes MASFAVLFSHFAVLLLSVLSLGSSLSLDYYEKTCPGADFIVTKAVRAAAYKDKTVPAALLRMHFHDCFIRGCDASILLNSVGNNVAEKDGPPNLSLHSFFVIDNAKKELESYCPGVVSCADILALAARDAVVLSGGPTWDVPKGRKDGRISKASETIQLPSPSFNISQLQQSFSQRGLSLDDLVALSGGHTLGFAHCSSFQGRIRNFSPASNVDPEMNPSFAASLRNMCPVNNNAKNAGSNMDTSPTTFDNNYYRLILQKKGLFSSDQALLKFPKTNNLLYKFASSKEAFNRAFVNSMIKMSSITGGQEIRKNCRAVN; translated from the exons ATGGCCTCCTTTGCTGTGCTATTCTCACACTTTGCAGTTCTTTTGCTGTCTGTTTTGTCCTTGGGAAGTTCATTGAGCTTAGACTACTACGAGAAGACATGCCCTGGTGCCGACTTCATCGTTACTAAAGCTGTCAGGGCTGCAGCTTATAAAGACAAGACTGTTCCTGCTGCACTTCTCCGGATGCACTTTCATGACTGCTTTATTAGG GGTTGTGATGCATCCATACTGCTGAATTCAGTAGGGAACAACGTGGCAGAGAAAGATGGGCCACCTAATTTGTCTTTGCATTCGTTTTTTGTGATTGACAATGCGAAGAAAGAACTGGAATCTTATTGTCCTGGTGTTGTCTCTTGTGCTGATATCTTGGCTCTGGCTGCAAGAGATGCAGTTGTGCTT TCTGGAGGTCCAACATGGGATGTTCCTAAAGGAAGAAAGGATGGAAGGATATCAAAGGCTAGTGAAACAATACAATTGCCATCTCCAAGCTTCAACATATCTCAGCTGCAACAGAGCTTCTCACAAAGGGGATTATCCCTGGACGACTTAGTAGCTCTTTCAG GGGGACACACCTTAGGATTTGCCCATTGCTCATCCTTCCAAGGTAGAATCCGCAACTTCAGTCCGGCCAGCAACGTTGACCCTGAAATGAACCCATCCTTTGCAGCAAGTCTACGAAACATGTGCCCAGTAAACAACAACGCAAAAAATGCTGGGTCTAACATGGATACTTCTCCAACCACATTTGACAACAATTACTACAGATTGATACTCCAAAAGAAGGGACTGTTTTCTTCTGATCAAGCTCTGCTCAAATTTCCTAAGACCAACAATCTTCTTTATAAGTTCGCAAGCTCAAAGGAAGCTTTTAACCGTGCATTTGTTAATTCTATGATCAAGATGAGTAGCATCACTGGAGGTCAGGAGATCAGGAAGAATTGTAGGGCAGTGAACTAA